The Leucobacter viscericola sequence TTTATGGCGGGCCCGATCGCGGCACGCCTGGTGGGCTCGAGCGGTTCGCTATTGTTTCCAGCGGGGTGCGTGGGAGCGCTGCTCGTTATCGTCTCTGACTTTGCGGGGCAGTTTCTTGTTGACACAAGATACCCTGTTGGCGTGATCACGGGTGTGCTGGGCGCCCCCTACCTACTCCTCCTCCTTATTCGCATGAACCGCACCGGAAGCAAACGATGACTCTCACTCACCAACTGGCGGCGGAGTCTGTCACGCTCAGCTACGGCGATCGCACGATCGTTGAGGACTTCTCCCTCAACATCGCGCCTGGCGCCATCACCGCGATCGTGGGTGCCAACGGCTGCGGCAAATCAACCCTGCTGCGAGCGCTCGCGCGCCTACTCAAGCCGCGGGCCGGTCGCGTCACCCTCGACGGCGTCGCCCTGCAAGATACCTCGTCGAAGAAGGTCGCCCGCGTGCTGGGCCTGCTGCCGCAGAGCCCAATTGCGCCAGAAGGCATCGCCGTCGCCGATCTGGTGGGCCGCGGTCGTCACCCCCACCAGGGACTGCTGAGCTCTTGGAGCCCCCGCGACTACGAGGTTGTCGCCTCGGCGCTTGAGGCAACCGGCATGAGCGAGTTTGCGGAT is a genomic window containing:
- a CDS encoding ABC transporter ATP-binding protein, with protein sequence MTLTHQLAAESVTLSYGDRTIVEDFSLNIAPGAITAIVGANGCGKSTLLRALARLLKPRAGRVTLDGVALQDTSSKKVARVLGLLPQSPIAPEGIAVADLVGRGRHPHQGLLSSWSPRDYEVVASALEATGMSEFADRPVDELSGGQRQRVWIAMALAQETSVLLLDEPTTFLDVAHQIEVLDLLTDLNRDRGTTIVMVLHDLNLAARYADVLVALRDGAVQAVGSPGAILTPELVRDVFGLESRVIPDPVSGTPLVIPVGRHHAE